A window of Kyrpidia spormannii genomic DNA:
GATTGTCTTCCCGGGGATTTTCTGTCGACGTGTGGCTGGGCATAGCGCCGGATCGTTTGACGGGGGAGGCGGCAACCCAGTGGCGGGCGCTGCAACACTGGCCGGTGCGCATCCATGTGGACGATGGGAGTTCCGATTGGCGCGAACTGTGGGAGGGGGCCGATCTGATCGTGGACGCCCTCCTCGGCACGGGCCTGTCGCGTCCGGTGGATGCCCGTTTGGGCAGGGTGATCGACGCGATCAATGCTTCAAACCGCCCGGTGCTTGCCGTGGACCTGCCCAGTGGTCTGGACGGGGACACGGGTCGAATCATGGGGACGGCCATCCGGGCCAGGTGGACGCTCTGTCTCGGTTGGGCAAAACGGGGGTTGGTGATGGGAGATGGCCCCCGGTGTGCCGGGACCTGGAGAGTATGGGATATTGGCCTCGCCCCGAAGGGTCCGGAGCGGGTGGGGGCGAGCCGGGTCCGGATGATTCGAAAGGAAGAGGTTCGGGCCTGGGTGCCAGAGCGTCCGTATGACGCGAATAAAGGTCACTATGGTCATCTTTTGGTGATGGCCGGACATGCGCGCATGTGGGGGGCCGCCCTGATGAGCGCCGTATCCGCTTATCGGGCGGGAGCGGGTCTGGTCACCATCGCAGTTCGCGGGGATGCAGTCCCGCCGTGGCTCGGGATTCATCCGGAATTGATGACCGCTTTTTGGAATCTCCCCGAAGAGGCGCCGGCCTTAGTGGAAGGCAAGCAAGCTTTGGTGGTCGGACCGGGTTTGGTGAGATTTGACGGGGATGTGAGCTGGCTGAAG
This region includes:
- a CDS encoding NAD(P)H-hydrate dehydratase, translated to MYLVSNAEMRRLDRYTIEEVGIPAIVLMENAAAGVAEWAAELTPAGGRIVVAAGKGNNGGDGLAAARRLSSRGFSVDVWLGIAPDRLTGEAATQWRALQHWPVRIHVDDGSSDWRELWEGADLIVDALLGTGLSRPVDARLGRVIDAINASNRPVLAVDLPSGLDGDTGRIMGTAIRARWTLCLGWAKRGLVMGDGPRCAGTWRVWDIGLAPKGPERVGASRVRMIRKEEVRAWVPERPYDANKGHYGHLLVMAGHARMWGAALMSAVSAYRAGAGLVTIAVRGDAVPPWLGIHPELMTAFWNLPEEAPALVEGKQALVVGPGLVRFDGDVSWLKALLGKVRYAVVDAGALEIWKEAIESSWRPSAQVVVTPHPKEMARLTGLDTAEVQADRIEVARRVARSCGCTVVLKGAYTVVAGEDEGVWVNPTGNPGMATGGTGDVLAGVIGSLLAQGLPPGQAAAAGVYLHGLAGDLAAQAEGLASMVATDVIAQLGPAIRQVVERG